A stretch of the Cicer arietinum cultivar CDC Frontier isolate Library 1 unplaced genomic scaffold, Cicar.CDCFrontier_v2.0 Ca_scaffold_5697_v2.0, whole genome shotgun sequence genome encodes the following:
- the LOC101498067 gene encoding uncharacterized protein: MASDGSDEFKLVSPSISNEGRLPRQYTDEGQGAKKNISPPLEWYNLPQGTKTLAIVVEDLDASDSDGPVVPVTHWVVINIPPTVKGLPEGFSGKEEEKGGDYAKIKEGNNDWKQPGWRGPRLPTHGHKFQFKLYALDDELHLGNKVTKEKMLEAKEGHVLGEASFIAIY, encoded by the exons atggctAGCGATGGAAGTGACGAATTCAAATTGGTATCACCATCAATATCCAACGAAGGTAGATTACCAAGACAATACACGGATGAAGGACAAGGAGCAAAGAAGAACATATCTCCACCATTAGAATGGTACAACCTACCACAGGGGACCAAAACTCTTGCAATTGTGGTGGAGGATTTGGATGCATCCGACTCAGATGGTCCAGTCGTTCCGGTTACTCACTGGGTCGTGATCAATATCCCTCCGACCGTGAAGGGATTGCCAGAGGGATTCTCTGGCAAAGAGGAGGAGAAGGGTGGAGATTATGCTAAAATCAAAGAAGGGAATAATGATTGGAAACAGCCTGGTTGGCGTGGTCCAAGGTTGCCCACACATGGTCATAAGTTCCAATTTAAGCTCTATGCCTTGGATGATGAGCTTCACCTTGGTAACAAG GTGACTAAGGAGAAAATGTTGGAGGCTAAAGAAGGGCATGTGCTAGGAGAAGCGAGCTTCATTGCTATTTATTAA